Proteins found in one Maridesulfovibrio sp. genomic segment:
- a CDS encoding phosphatase PAP2 family protein codes for MPFFTQALDMQIFILVNQIFRKHWLDITMPLLSSAALLWAIIAAVTIFGVRKKGSKFLIIILLISATMGLADFSTNLIKKSIGRVRPLNSIALTYFKDDGIWQRRPLDYQQTKERGNSYPSAHAANSMAFAVMLMFFFRRLRPWMLFLPIGVGYSRLYLGKHFPTDVMAGWALGMCVAISVWLLWSYWLKYKLPEKYRP; via the coding sequence GTGCCGTTTTTTACTCAAGCTCTGGATATGCAGATTTTCATTCTGGTCAACCAGATATTCCGCAAACACTGGCTGGATATCACTATGCCGCTACTTTCCTCCGCTGCCCTGCTCTGGGCCATAATCGCAGCGGTAACAATCTTCGGGGTCAGGAAAAAAGGGAGTAAATTTCTTATTATCATCCTGCTCATCTCCGCTACTATGGGACTGGCCGACTTTTCCACCAACCTGATCAAGAAATCCATAGGCCGTGTCCGCCCACTTAATTCAATTGCATTGACCTATTTCAAAGATGACGGAATCTGGCAGCGCAGGCCACTGGATTACCAGCAGACCAAAGAACGCGGCAACTCCTACCCCTCCGCACATGCTGCAAACTCAATGGCCTTTGCGGTTATGCTCATGTTTTTCTTTCGCCGGCTCAGACCGTGGATGCTCTTCCTGCCCATAGGAGTCGGCTATTCGCGTCTCTATCTGGGTAAGCACTTCCCAACAGATGTAATGGCTGGCTGGGCACTGGGGATGTGCGTGGCAATATCAGTCTGGCTGCTCTGGAGTTACTGGCTGAAATATAAATTACCTGAGAAGTACCGACCGTAA